AATGGAAATATTCCAAAGCTACAAGGAATTTGTACTTTAAAACTGTTTAACTTGGTAGCTCCAAACTCTGGTCTTCGCCGATTAAAACAACTTTGTACTTATTATGATATTGATTTTGCTGTGAATCATACTGCCAAATCAGATTCTTTAGCAACCGCCAAGCTTTTCTCTATTTTAAAAAATCTGTACGCTCAACAATTCGAGATTGAAAAGTTTGTTGAAGAATTTCTTCATGTATCTAAAATTGAAGATTGTCCCAAAGAGCGCAACATATTTATGAAGCGTAAGGAGGCAAAAAATATTGCTAATATTCAAAAAACCAAACTATACGATTTACTAAACAGGCTTACTTCTAATGCTGGAGATTCTGTCCCTGTTCGCCAGTATTTAAATGTTTTGGACCGAGCTTTGGCAGATAGAATTCTTGAAGAAAAAGAAATTATTTCGCTGGTAGATTTAGCGACCAATTACAAGCTTTCGAAAGAACAGGTAATGGAAATTCATGAAGAATATTTGCGCAAATTAATCCGCATTTATCTCTTAGACGAAATCCTTACCAATATAGAAATGGATGATTTAAATTTGGTATCAGAATTACTTTGTATACTTCCTAAGGAACTGGATTTATTAATAAAATATGAACGTACCAAAATTACAATTACAACACCAGGAGTTCAAAAACAGCTAAAATCATTAGCAGGCAAAAGTGTTTGTTTCTCGGGCCATTTAAACTGTAAAATTAATGGCAAACGTATCGATCGTGAACTGGCTCAACAATTGGTTAAAGAACGTGGTTTAATTGTAAAACGTGTGGTCTCCAAAAATGTTAACTACCTTATTACCGCTCATGCAGAACAATTCTCGGG
This genomic interval from uncultured Marinifilum sp. contains the following:
- a CDS encoding exonuclease domain-containing protein, whose amino-acid sequence is MTSDPILELYKHQFAIISLETTGISPQHGDHLVELAIQTVNWNGELLDSYETLIHPGIDMEGFQIHGITDAMVKNAPSVSEIVPDILSRLNGKTIVAHDLDFALAFLEPILNGNIPKLQGICTLKLFNLVAPNSGLRRLKQLCTYYDIDFAVNHTAKSDSLATAKLFSILKNLYAQQFEIEKFVEEFLHVSKIEDCPKERNIFMKRKEAKNIANIQKTKLYDLLNRLTSNAGDSVPVRQYLNVLDRALADRILEEKEIISLVDLATNYKLSKEQVMEIHEEYLRKLIRIYLLDEILTNIEMDDLNLVSELLCILPKELDLLIKYERTKITITTPGVQKQLKSLAGKSVCFSGHLNCKINGKRIDRELAQQLVKERGLIVKRVVSKNVNYLITAHAEQFSGKGRKNRKAMEYHVNVIDENIFWEMIGVIVDKK